From Vigna radiata var. radiata cultivar VC1973A unplaced genomic scaffold, Vradiata_ver6 scaffold_315, whole genome shotgun sequence, one genomic window encodes:
- the LOC106780399 gene encoding protein FANTASTIC FOUR 3: MAAIVCHGLQSHLDSQLAESISLKLRLPSSKPPPPQFFKSSFWDSNSNSNSNSTFKPHTQENNNSTSWTFLEALSNVSKHPLEEQTTYVHPQQKRSSLSLSPRSLQLCTENLGNESGSDSDETCIDMLSAVNTYSGTREQTQEGQTRQLSTAKKAKAQNFPPPLTTISGSEPLRVRPHRENGRLVIEVTKVPPSPLCFQAERSHGRLRLCFLTNHTPSFDPEEEDDAEENEQLTNEKELENEIIGQVKDTQEEDKETEEEENGDEKEEVDEEDLEEECAACGCVENDVIVEKYERLRRCRVGGDHENNELLNWSDSLCVVTS; this comes from the coding sequence ATGGCTGCAATTGTGTGCCACGGATTGCAGTCACACCTCGACTCCCAACTCGCTGAGTCAATATCACTCAAACTCAGACTACCTTCCTCAAAACCACCTCCTCCTCAATTCTTCAAATCCTCTTTCTGGGATTCAAATTCAAACTCAAACTCAAACTCAACCTTCAAACCCCACACCCAAGAAAACAACAACTCCACCTCTTGGACCTTCCTCGAAGCACTCTCCAACGTCTCCAAACACCCATTGGAGGAGCAAACCACCTACGTTCACCCTCAGCAGAAACGCTCCTCGCTCAGCCTCAGCCCACGGAGTCTCCAACTCTGCACCGAAAACCTCGGAAACGAAAGCGGCAGTGACAGCGATGAGACCTGCATTGACATGCTCTCTGCGGTGAACACTTATTCGGGGACAAGGGAACAGACCCAAGAGGGGCAAACTCGTCAACTTTCGACAGCGAAGAAAGCCAAAGCGCAGAATTTTCCGCCCCCTTTGACGACGATAAGTGGATCGGAGCCTCTTCGCGTGAGGCCCCACCGTGAAAACGGAAGGCTGGTGATTGAGGTCACCAAGGTCCCACCTAGTCCCTTGTGCTTTCAAGCTGAAAGAAGCCATGGCCGACTTCGCCTCTGCTTTTTGACAAACCACACTCCAAGTTTTGACCCGGAAGAAGAAGATGACGCAGAAGAAAACGAACAGTtaaccaatgaaaaagaattggAAAACGAAATCATTGGACAAGTAAAAGATACCCAAGAAGAAGACAAGGaaacagaggaagaagaaaacgGGGACGAAAAAGAAGAAGTGGACGAGGAGGATTTGGAAGAGGAATGTGCTGCATGTGGGTGTGTGGAGAATGATGTTATTGTAGAAAAGTACGAGAGACTGAGAAGGTGCAGAGTAGGTGGTGACCACGAGAACAATGAATTGTTAAATTGGAGTGACTCACTTTGTGTGGTTACTTCCTAA